A genome region from Camelina sativa cultivar DH55 chromosome 10, Cs, whole genome shotgun sequence includes the following:
- the LOC104717864 gene encoding E3 ubiquitin-protein ligase SP1-like, which produces MFDATISKCLQLLRISNSITTPSDNNEFVRWYLELSFTARVLIYITVLGTIMTTVFLILKFLSECDMEDDGMESLPVVAGQEEVPICTPSEVTGKGDVESASFSSSDDNVDYSTLCVICFEERRNCFFVPCGHSATCRGCAQKILSEESKVCPICRRVIRKSKRLVLKKV; this is translated from the exons ATGTTTGATGCAACTATCTCAAAATGTCTGCAGCTTCTCCGTATATCAAATTCCATCACGACACCATCCGATAAC AATGAGTTCGTTCGATGGTACTTGGAGCTATCCTTTACAGCTAGAGTGCTGATTTATATTACAGTTTTGG GGACTATAATGACAACTGTATTTTTGATATTGAAATTCCTGAGCGAATGTGACATGGAGGATGATGGCATGGAGAGTCTACCAGTGGTGGCAGGACAAGAAGAAGTCCCCATTTGTACGCCGTCGGAGGTTACGGGGAAAGGAGATGTAGAAAGTGCGTCGTTTAGTTCGTCGGACGATAATGTGGACTACTCGACATTGTGTGTCATATGTTTCGAGGAACGGAGAAACTGTTTCTTCGTACCCTGCGGTCACTCTGCCACTTGTCGCGGCTGTGCTCAGAAGATCTTGTCGGAAGAAAGTAAGGTGTGTCCGATTTGCCGGAGGGTAATACGCAAATCTAAGAGATTAGTGCtgaaaaaagtttga
- the LOC104720147 gene encoding uncharacterized protein LOC104720147 codes for MTLEDFFTLTEIKDGLTVTSRVEELVSVMQSSKDSVLKNNNGDVSRQWTAVGSAIAATKNRECLDVFVNLDGLLYFSGWLAEAQMLAKDSVDGSIEESILALLEAIENLGVDSSKLVSSGIWVAVKKLVDHGSSRVQDKARNFFGSLKDKDVNDHSERDIESCNKIHEDEMRVVAASTQSSGQKSAVTLCSTQSNNEKHCPEIADEALLSGSSAENNPGHDKGLELQNEKERFDSNVTETFNXPMSASHSLSSSGMPAAAPLQLERSLSGX; via the coding sequence ATGACGCTTGAGGATTTCTTTACCCTAACAGAAATAAAAGATGGACTCACGGTCACTTCTCGTGTTGAAGAGCTCGTGTCTGTCATGCAGAGTAGTAAAGATTCAGTTTTGAAGAATAATAATGGCGATGTTTCTAGACAGTGGACAGCTGTTGGAAGCGCAATTGCGGCTACAAAGAACAGAGAATGTCttgatgtttttgtaaatttagatGGGCTCCTTTACTTTAGTGGCTGGCTAGCTGAAGCTCAGATGTTGGCTAAGGATTCAGTTGACGGATCTATAGAGGAGTCAATTCTTGCTTTGTTAGAAGCTATTGAAAATCTAGGTGTAGACAGTTCCAAGTTAGTTTCTTCTGGGATATGGGTTGCTGTCAAGAAGCTTGTTGACCATGGTAGTTCTCGGGTTCAAGATAAGGCGAGAAATTTCTTTGGTAGCTTGAAGGATAAAGATGTTAATGACCACTCTGAACGTGACATTGAAAGCTGTAACAAAATCCATGAAGATGAGATGAGAGTTGTAGCAGCCAGCACGCAGAGCAGTGGGCAAAAATCTGCTGTTACTCTTTGTTCTACGCAAAGCAATAATGAAAAACATTGTCCTGAAATAGCTGATGAAGCCTTGCTGTCAGGGAGCTCAGCAGAAAACAACCCAGGTCATGATAAGGGTTTGGAACTACAGAACGAAAAGGAAAGGTTCGACTCTAATGTGACTGAAACTTTCAACANTCCTATGTCGGCTTCAcattctctctcatcttctggAATGCCTGCAGCAGCACCGTTGCAATTGGAAAGATCTCTTAGCGGGANGTGA